Proteins co-encoded in one Populus trichocarpa isolate Nisqually-1 chromosome 10, P.trichocarpa_v4.1, whole genome shotgun sequence genomic window:
- the LOC7480348 gene encoding tropinone reductase homolog At2g29290, which produces MSHPEITNRWSLQGTTALVTGGTKGIGYAVVEELAALGACVHTCARTQGQIDACLRQWKERGLKVSGSVCDVSSQADREKLIKEVSSLFGGKLNILINNAGTNVYKPTLEYTAEDFSFLMNTNLQSAFHLSQLAHPLLKASGAGRIVFVSSICGVTSVNIGYPIYSASKGAINQLTRNLACEWAKDNIRVNSVAPWFINTPMNEDSLQNESVVKELAYRTPMGRAGEPGEVSSVVAFLCLPGPSFTTGQVICIDGGLSVNGFSMG; this is translated from the exons ATGTCTCATCCAGAAATCACTAACAGATGGTCTCTCCAGGGAACCACTGCTCTTGTCACTGGTGGAACCAAAGGGATCGG ATATGCTGTTGTGGAAGAATTGGCAGCCCTAGGAGCATGTGTTCATACATGTGCGAGGACCCAAGGCCAGATTGATGCATGCTTACGTCAATGGAAGGAGAGGGGTCTTAAAGTTAGCGGATCAGTCTGTGATGTATCCTCTCAAGCTGACCGAGAGAAGCTGATAAAGGAGGTTTCCTCCCTGTTTGGTGGGAAACTCAACATTCTT ATCAACAATGCTGGAACCAATGTATACAAACCAACTTTAGAATACACGGCTGAGGATTTCTCATTTTTGATGAATACAAATCTCCAATCTGCTTTCCATCTGTCCCAACTTGCACATCCACTTTTGAAAGCTTCAGGAGCTGGAAGGATTGTCTTTGTGTCCTCTATTTGCGGCGTGACATCTGTCAACATTGGATATCCTATATACTCAGCCTCTAAAG GAGCAATTAACCAACTCACAAGGAACCTGGCATGCGAATGGGCCAAAGACAATATTAGGGTTAATTCCGTCGCTCCTTGGTTCATCAACACCCCAATGAATGAAGAT AGTCTTCAAAATGAAAGTGTTGTGAAGGAGCTTGCTTATCGGACCCCCATGGGACGTGCTGGAGAACCAGGAGAAGTCTCTTCTGTTGTCGCATTTCTTTGCCTGCCGGGGCCATCGTTTACAACTGGACAGGTCATTTGTATTGATGGAGGGTTGTCAGTGAACGGCTTTTCCATGGGTTGA
- the LOC7475518 gene encoding DNA-directed RNA polymerases II, IV and V subunit 9B, with translation MGNMEVAGNNRVYRNEIYHHAAEYTQVLQDVASDPALPRTKSVCCAVCGYGEAVFLQATAGDEGMTMFYVCCNPNCGHRWRD, from the exons ATGGGAAATATG GAGGTTGCTGGTAATAATCGTGTCTACAGAAATGAGATATATCACCATGCTGCAGAATACACACAAGTGTTGCAGGATGTGGCTTCAGACCCCGCTCTGCCTCGGACTAAATCTGTTTGTTGTGCTGTATGCGGCTATGGGGAAGCTGTATTCTTACAG GCAACCGCGGGAGATGAGGGCATGACAATGTTTTATGTCTGCTGCAACCCAAACTGCGGGCATCGGTGGAGAGATTGA
- the LOC7475517 gene encoding uncharacterized protein LOC7475517, with protein MSSKKEEKSQVAAERIKAAALSAAKGLSRAQAERAATAAARNVNAYGQKEEGPSRWQEKREAKRQMYLMSTEKAVRLGERKDLNSMSKGFGGNAQCQKCFQSGHWTYECKNERVYMSRPSRTQQLKNPKLRMKVSISYDLENPEGEDNQGQKREKKSKRKHRSDSDSATNSEASVFETDSGSSSVTGSESSEEESSSGYSSSSSEEERRRRRKKRKQKKERRRRYSSSSDESSDSDSGSESDSDDKSSRRKRRHSRRR; from the coding sequence ATGTCGagtaagaaagaagagaaatctCAAGTTGCGGCGGAGAGGATCAAGGCCGCAGCCTTGAGTGCGGCAAAAGGGTTAAGTAGAGCCCAAGCTGAACGGGCGGCAACTGCTGCTGCTCGTAATGTAAATGCTTATGGGCAAAAAGAAGAAGGGCCGAGCCGATGGCAAGAGAAACGAGAAGCGAAAAGGCAAATGTATTTAATGAGTACGGAAAAGGCAGTGAGATTGGGTGAGCGAAAAGATCTTAATTCTATGTCAAAAGGTTTTGGTGGCAATGCGCAGTGTCAGAAGTGTTTTCAAAGTGGACATTGGACTTACGAGTGTAAGAATGAGAGGGTTTATATGTCTAGACCATCAAGGACTCAACAGCTTAAGAATCCTAAGTTGAGGATGAAGGTTTCTATTTCGTACGATTTGGAGAATCCGGAGGGGGAGGATAACCAGGGGCaaaagagggagaagaagagtAAGAGGAAGCAcaggtcagattcggattctGCGACTAACAGTGAGGCTTCGGTTTTTGAGACAGATAGTGGGTCGTCGTCCGTGACAGGGTCCGAGTCTTCCGAGGAGGAAAGTAGTTCGGGGTACAGTTCATCTTCTTCGGAGgaggagaggaggaggagaaggaagaagaggaagcaGAAGAAGGAGAGGCGTAGGAGGTATAGCTCGTCCTCTGACGAGTCTTCTGATTCCGACTCAGGTTCGGAATCTGATTCTGATGACAAGAGCAGcaggaggaagaggaggcaTAGCAGGAGGAGATGA
- the LOC7482269 gene encoding outer envelope pore protein 16-2, chloroplastic isoform X1: MSHNLETRSFVDEIRHFDKSSFFDFGHPLLNRIAESFVKAAGIGAIQAVSREAYFTAIEGAGLESSGGLPAEISVDGKKPHRFPDLRGETNRKSLEALVMNTGKESLQWGLAAGVYSGLTYGLRESRGVHDWKNSAVAGAITGVALALTADDKSHEQIVQCAITGAAISTAANLLTGIF, encoded by the exons ATGAGCCACAACTTGGAAACGAGGTCATTTGTTGATGAAATCCGTCACTTTGATAAAAGTAGCTTCTTCGACTTTGGTCACCCTCTCCTTAACCGTATTGCCGAGAGTTTTGTCAAGGCCGCTGGG ATTGGAGCAATTCAAGCGGTGTCTCGGGAGGCTTATTTCACAGCCATTGAAG gTGCTGGATTGGAGTCGAGTGGTGGTTTGCCAGCGGAGATTTCTGTTGATGGCAAGAAGCCCCATCGTTTCCCTGACCTCAGAG GTGAAACCAACAGAAAATCCCTTGAAGCCTTG gTGATGAACACTGGAAAGGAATCCTTACAATGGG GACTCGCAGCAGGAGTGTATTCCGGCCTCACTTATGGACTGAGGGAGTCTCGTGGAGTTCATGATTGG AAAAACAGTGCAGTGGCTGGAGCAATAACAGGTGTGGCACTGGCACTGACAGCAGACGACAAATCCCATGAGCAGATTGTGCAATGTGCTATCACTGGAGCTGCGATCTCCACTGCTGCAAATCTTCTTACAGGGATATTCTAA
- the LOC7482269 gene encoding outer envelope pore protein 16-2, chloroplastic isoform X2 gives MSHNLETRSFVDEIRHFDKSSFFDFGHPLLNRIAESFVKAAGIGAIQAVSREAYFTAIEGETNRKSLEALVMNTGKESLQWGLAAGVYSGLTYGLRESRGVHDWKNSAVAGAITGVALALTADDKSHEQIVQCAITGAAISTAANLLTGIF, from the exons ATGAGCCACAACTTGGAAACGAGGTCATTTGTTGATGAAATCCGTCACTTTGATAAAAGTAGCTTCTTCGACTTTGGTCACCCTCTCCTTAACCGTATTGCCGAGAGTTTTGTCAAGGCCGCTGGG ATTGGAGCAATTCAAGCGGTGTCTCGGGAGGCTTATTTCACAGCCATTGAAG GTGAAACCAACAGAAAATCCCTTGAAGCCTTG gTGATGAACACTGGAAAGGAATCCTTACAATGGG GACTCGCAGCAGGAGTGTATTCCGGCCTCACTTATGGACTGAGGGAGTCTCGTGGAGTTCATGATTGG AAAAACAGTGCAGTGGCTGGAGCAATAACAGGTGTGGCACTGGCACTGACAGCAGACGACAAATCCCATGAGCAGATTGTGCAATGTGCTATCACTGGAGCTGCGATCTCCACTGCTGCAAATCTTCTTACAGGGATATTCTAA